Proteins encoded within one genomic window of Polyangia bacterium:
- a CDS encoding metallophosphoesterase, whose protein sequence is MIALFAVAGVPVPLFLALVRLCGHVTPVLIVPAALSAAFLFGLRNRRALWGATAPVRLYLVTWPFFIWWTAGLVFLFAAPLALGVGWLIHLRTNVSLVFALAITVVGVMIAFRQRPWIRAREVVIAGLPQAFDGYRIVQISDLHCGPYARRPRVAGWVTAANQLKGDMVAVTGDLIASGPAFVSVVANELGRLRARDGVFVCMGNHDYFTDGEAMVQALEGAGLSVLRNRGVDIQRGEATIHLAGVDDTWSQRHDLDRALAKRPPGTRAVLLAHDPALFSQAAQRGVDLTLSGHTHGGQLAMPIFGRRWNLARLMTSFTTDLYKIGESTLYVNRGLGTTGPPIRLGVPPEIAVITLRAA, encoded by the coding sequence TTGATCGCGCTTTTCGCCGTGGCGGGCGTTCCGGTTCCGCTATTTCTGGCACTGGTGCGGCTCTGCGGGCACGTCACGCCCGTCTTGATCGTGCCGGCAGCGCTGAGCGCAGCTTTTCTCTTCGGCCTGCGAAACCGGCGGGCGCTGTGGGGCGCGACCGCTCCGGTGCGTTTGTACCTGGTGACGTGGCCGTTTTTCATCTGGTGGACGGCGGGGCTGGTCTTTCTGTTCGCGGCGCCGCTCGCGCTGGGCGTCGGGTGGCTGATTCACCTGCGGACCAACGTCAGTCTCGTGTTTGCGCTGGCGATCACGGTCGTTGGCGTGATGATCGCCTTTCGCCAGCGTCCGTGGATCCGCGCGCGGGAGGTGGTCATCGCTGGACTTCCGCAGGCGTTTGATGGCTATCGCATCGTGCAGATCTCCGACCTGCACTGCGGACCGTACGCCCGCCGCCCGCGGGTGGCGGGGTGGGTGACCGCGGCCAATCAGCTCAAGGGTGACATGGTCGCCGTCACCGGCGATCTGATCGCCAGCGGGCCGGCGTTTGTCTCCGTGGTTGCGAATGAGCTGGGACGTCTGCGCGCCCGCGACGGGGTCTTCGTCTGCATGGGCAATCACGACTACTTCACTGACGGCGAAGCGATGGTGCAGGCGCTGGAAGGTGCCGGCCTGTCGGTGCTGCGAAATCGGGGCGTCGACATTCAGCGTGGCGAGGCGACGATTCACCTCGCGGGCGTCGACGACACCTGGTCCCAGCGTCACGACCTGGACCGGGCCTTGGCCAAGAGGCCACCCGGGACAAGGGCGGTCCTACTGGCCCACGATCCCGCGCTGTTCTCCCAGGCGGCGCAACGGGGCGTGGACCTGACGCTCTCCGGACACACGCACGGCGGCCAGCTGGCCATGCCGATCTTTGGTCGGCGCTGGAACTTGGCCCGGCTGATGACGTCGTTCACCACCGATCTCTACAAGATTGGTGAATCCACGCTTTACGTGAACCGGGGCCTCGGCACCACCGGACCGCCCATTCGTTTGGGCGTGCCGCCAGAGATCGCGGTGATCACCTTGCGGGCCGCCTAG
- a CDS encoding AraC family transcriptional regulator: MTKMSAKAAVPWRYNHRLYVADLRHAMIMQPGELHANVSRTPLADFIVVQVSESLMKKTARTLGWKHRDLNIAHPHPGSGHPAILGALRRIQRGLCTNLFGRRVGQSRCLCARDLERHLENLTSLVAALITNCAEHARGAVMPTRGAAAVRKALVHLRQNCTEGYDLARLAEAAGCHPHYLVHAFTQEIGVPPSVYQSRILVARTCRALVESPHRPLQLIAQDVGWPGRKADADSQSASDIDRTGILIRHFRRALGTTPDQFRATLRKDGEG, translated from the coding sequence GTGACGAAAATGTCGGCCAAGGCGGCGGTGCCGTGGCGATACAACCATCGTCTTTACGTCGCTGACCTGCGGCACGCGATGATCATGCAGCCGGGCGAGCTGCACGCGAACGTCAGCCGGACGCCGCTCGCGGATTTCATCGTCGTGCAGGTCAGCGAATCGCTGATGAAAAAGACGGCGCGCACGCTGGGCTGGAAACACCGCGATCTGAATATCGCCCATCCGCATCCAGGGTCAGGCCACCCGGCGATTCTGGGCGCCTTGCGCCGCATCCAGCGCGGCCTGTGCACCAATCTATTCGGCCGCCGCGTCGGCCAATCGCGCTGCCTGTGCGCGCGCGATCTGGAGCGCCACCTGGAGAATCTGACGTCGTTGGTGGCCGCCTTGATCACCAATTGCGCCGAGCACGCGCGCGGCGCTGTGATGCCCACGCGCGGCGCCGCGGCGGTTCGCAAGGCGCTGGTTCACCTGCGCCAGAATTGCACCGAGGGATACGACCTGGCGCGATTGGCGGAAGCAGCCGGCTGTCATCCCCATTATCTGGTGCACGCGTTCACGCAAGAGATCGGCGTTCCGCCCTCGGTCTATCAAAGCCGCATCCTGGTGGCTCGCACCTGCCGCGCGTTGGTGGAATCGCCGCACCGGCCGTTGCAGTTGATCGCGCAAGACGTCGGTTGGCCGGGTCGCAAAGCCGACGCGGATTCGCAGTCGGCGTCGGACATCGACCGGACGGGAATTCTCATTCGGCATTTTCGCCGCGCGCTGGGGACGACGCCCGATCAATTTCGGGCCACCTTACGAAAGGACGGCGAGGGCTGA
- a CDS encoding DUF4142 domain-containing protein, whose protein sequence is MATRGLFSAFVAWFVLSLPGRATLAVDLSSAAILQDLHRSNQEAQELGRLGQRKGNTQEARRFGDIVYYDHRTAERKVSALAKAEKVQLVKVPPAERPLPPGAEFDAAFAEIVIADHQKDLAAVSEAINSTTDKSLQKILGQQLSMLQRHLDIAKKLLSTERKN, encoded by the coding sequence ATGGCCACCCGCGGTTTATTTTCGGCCTTCGTGGCATGGTTTGTCTTGTCGCTGCCTGGACGCGCAACATTGGCCGTGGATCTGTCGTCCGCCGCCATCTTGCAAGATCTTCACCGGTCGAATCAGGAGGCGCAGGAGCTGGGGCGATTGGGACAACGCAAAGGCAACACCCAGGAAGCGCGCCGCTTCGGGGACATCGTCTACTACGATCACCGCACCGCAGAGCGGAAGGTCAGCGCGCTGGCCAAGGCGGAGAAGGTCCAGCTGGTGAAGGTGCCGCCCGCCGAGCGGCCGCTGCCGCCGGGCGCCGAATTCGACGCCGCTTTCGCCGAGATCGTCATCGCCGACCATCAAAAAGATCTCGCTGCGGTGTCCGAGGCCATCAACAGCACGACGGACAAGTCGCTGCAAAAGATTTTGGGCCAGCAATTGTCCATGCTGCAACGACACCTGGACATCGCCAAAAAACTGCTGTCCACCGAGCGGAAGAACTAG
- a CDS encoding response regulator, whose product MTHTVLLVEDELELREMMREALELNGYAVVAAHDGRDALNKLEGIGRLCLVILDLLMPEMNGWEFFAKLRQRAELATVPVVVYSSAPIDAPAGVTRVLQKPLRFDGLLSVVREFCAR is encoded by the coding sequence ATGACCCACACGGTGCTGCTGGTGGAGGACGAGCTGGAGCTGCGCGAGATGATGCGCGAGGCCCTCGAATTGAATGGATACGCCGTCGTCGCCGCCCACGACGGTCGGGACGCGTTGAACAAGCTCGAAGGAATCGGCCGGCTTTGCCTGGTGATCCTGGACCTGCTGATGCCTGAAATGAACGGGTGGGAATTTTTCGCGAAGCTGCGTCAGCGCGCCGAGCTGGCCACCGTCCCCGTCGTGGTCTACTCGTCGGCGCCGATCGACGCGCCGGCCGGCGTCACGCGCGTGCTGCAAAAGCCGTTGAGATTTGACGGCCTGCTTTCTGTGGTGCGCGAGTTCTGCGCGCGCTAG
- a CDS encoding PAS domain-containing sensor histidine kinase: protein MPAGSPPSPPKRGRNGRSPALASGKDAETFRLLVDSVKDYAIFVLDPTGRVSTWNRGAERIKGYKADEIIGKHFSVFYPPEEALAGKCDRELEVAVSEGRFEEEGWRVRKDGSRMWANVTITPLYSPDGVLVGFAKVTRDLTERRQAEEIQRALAAERATLAATTQVQEFQERFLAILGHDLRNPLASIDMGAGILRQRATDPTMLRVIDRMRASSLRMSRMIEQILDLTRSRLAGGLPMRPQPVDLRDIVSRIVDEMRAAYPSREIVPACPSAVGNWDADRLEQVFSNLIGNAILHGDGARPVTITVRVDDDTVRVDVHSDGPPIPEDLQRVLFDPFRRGQRDSRTSKTSGLGLGLYISKEIVRAHGGALDVRSVTEEGTDFRVTLPRQSWTSAKKDDR from the coding sequence TTGCCAGCCGGTTCACCTCCATCGCCACCAAAGCGCGGCCGAAACGGTCGCTCCCCCGCGCTAGCGTCCGGAAAAGACGCCGAGACCTTTCGCCTGCTGGTCGACAGCGTGAAGGACTATGCCATCTTCGTGCTGGACCCCACCGGCCGGGTCAGTACCTGGAACCGCGGTGCCGAGCGCATCAAAGGATACAAAGCCGACGAGATCATCGGGAAACACTTCTCGGTCTTCTATCCGCCGGAAGAAGCCCTGGCCGGCAAATGCGACCGCGAACTGGAGGTGGCCGTGAGCGAGGGCCGCTTTGAAGAGGAAGGCTGGCGCGTTCGCAAGGATGGCTCGCGCATGTGGGCGAACGTCACCATCACCCCGCTTTACAGCCCAGACGGCGTCTTGGTCGGTTTTGCCAAGGTGACGCGCGACCTGACCGAGAGGCGGCAAGCAGAGGAGATCCAGCGCGCGCTGGCAGCGGAGAGGGCGACCTTGGCGGCCACGACCCAGGTGCAGGAATTTCAGGAACGGTTCCTGGCCATCCTGGGCCATGACCTGCGAAATCCGCTGGCCTCGATCGACATGGGCGCGGGGATTCTTCGGCAGCGGGCCACCGATCCAACCATGCTGCGGGTCATCGATCGCATGCGCGCCAGCTCGCTGCGCATGTCTCGCATGATCGAACAGATCCTCGATCTCACCCGAAGTCGATTGGCAGGCGGCTTGCCCATGCGTCCCCAGCCGGTTGACCTGCGCGACATCGTCAGCCGCATTGTCGACGAGATGCGAGCCGCCTACCCGTCCCGGGAGATCGTGCCCGCCTGTCCCTCGGCCGTTGGCAACTGGGACGCGGATCGGCTGGAACAGGTCTTTTCCAATCTGATCGGCAACGCCATCCTTCACGGCGATGGGGCCAGGCCGGTCACCATCACCGTGCGCGTCGACGACGACACGGTACGCGTTGACGTCCACAGCGACGGCCCACCGATTCCCGAGGATCTGCAGCGGGTCCTGTTCGATCCGTTCCGAAGGGGCCAGCGCGACAGTCGCACGTCAAAGACGTCAGGGTTGGGCCTGGGGCTGTACATTTCCAAAGAGATCGTTCGTGCGCACGGTGGCGCGCTGGATGTTCGCTCCGTCACGGAAGAGGGGACGGATTTTCGCGTCACTTTGCCTCGCCAGTCATGGACCAGCGCGAAGAAAGACGATCGTTAG
- a CDS encoding response regulator, producing MDDDDDVRETLAEILAMRGFLVAKAGDGHEALKCAIDASPDIAILDVGLPGMDGYELARRLRVVAGVRADLLLIAVTGYGQQENRRLAHEAGFKLHLVKPFDLDVLAQALDDPVAAEF from the coding sequence GTGGACGACGACGATGACGTGCGGGAGACCCTGGCCGAGATTCTGGCCATGCGTGGGTTTTTGGTGGCCAAGGCTGGCGACGGTCACGAGGCGCTTAAATGCGCCATCGATGCGTCGCCGGACATCGCCATTTTGGACGTCGGTTTGCCTGGTATGGACGGCTATGAGCTGGCCCGCCGTCTGCGGGTCGTCGCGGGCGTACGTGCGGATCTTCTGCTGATCGCCGTCACCGGCTACGGCCAGCAAGAAAATCGCCGGCTGGCGCACGAAGCGGGGTTCAAACTTCACCTGGTCAAGCCGTTCGATCTCGATGTGCTGGCACAGGCGCTGGATGATCCGGTCGCCGCGGAGTTTTAG
- a CDS encoding class I SAM-dependent methyltransferase codes for MTDGDLPREPVFTERAGLAWTKVQEQTDAQLDPIGRAAIVQLALSSGQRIIDVGCGCGQTVLQLGDIVGRAGYVLGVDISVPMLERARQRAQGRPQIALAVADAETHSFDAGAFDAAYSRFGVMFFQDTRAAFANLRRALRPGGHLSFACWQALARNPWADLPLRAVTAVLPPAPLQSMLQPDNPGPFYLADPDRVRTILLDAGFTSVVIDRWENPVHLGGAMTVAQAVAYCRLLGPASRAMADAPEALRPALDAALAAALEPFASARGVWMDGAAFVVTARA; via the coding sequence ATGACCGACGGCGACCTTCCGCGCGAGCCGGTGTTCACCGAACGCGCCGGCCTGGCCTGGACCAAGGTGCAGGAACAGACGGATGCTCAGCTCGATCCGATCGGCCGGGCGGCCATCGTCCAGTTGGCGCTTTCGTCGGGCCAGCGGATCATCGACGTCGGGTGCGGCTGCGGGCAGACGGTGCTACAGCTGGGCGACATCGTTGGAAGGGCAGGTTACGTACTGGGCGTGGATATTTCCGTGCCGATGCTGGAACGCGCCCGGCAGCGCGCCCAGGGCCGGCCCCAGATCGCCTTGGCCGTCGCCGACGCCGAGACTCATTCGTTTGACGCCGGCGCGTTCGATGCGGCGTATTCGCGTTTCGGCGTGATGTTTTTTCAGGACACCCGCGCTGCCTTCGCCAACCTGCGCCGCGCCCTGCGCCCCGGTGGACACCTTTCTTTCGCCTGCTGGCAAGCGCTGGCCCGCAATCCGTGGGCGGACCTCCCGCTGCGCGCGGTGACCGCCGTGCTGCCGCCCGCGCCGCTGCAATCCATGTTGCAGCCGGATAACCCGGGCCCGTTCTATCTGGCCGATCCCGATCGCGTGCGGACCATTCTCTTGGACGCCGGATTCACCAGCGTCGTGATCGATCGCTGGGAAAACCCGGTGCATCTGGGCGGGGCCATGACCGTAGCGCAGGCGGTGGCATATTGCCGATTACTCGGTCCGGCCTCGCGGGCGATGGCCGACGCGCCCGAGGCGTTGCGCCCGGCGCTGGACGCAGCGCTGGCGGCGGCGCTGGAGCCATTTGCCAGCGCGCGCGGCGTCTGGATGGACGGCGCCGCGTTCGTCGTGACGGCACGGGCCTAG
- a CDS encoding cysteine peptidase family C39 domain-containing protein, with protein sequence MVVGSLVMVAAAGCYQGTARSVSLVAIAHQPGWQLVDHVSMVQQDGMHDCGPAALAMVLERWGYPNAAPAIRQAVGPAKPDGVAAGKLRDFARGKGLQAFLISGVDGDLEREIASDRPVLVGLVQRYSGNRAYAHYEVVVGFNRQRRRVLLLDPGRGPREDDLGAFEREWMGAARLALVVAPA encoded by the coding sequence ATGGTCGTCGGGTCGCTGGTGATGGTGGCGGCCGCCGGTTGCTACCAGGGCACCGCGCGCTCGGTTTCGCTGGTGGCGATCGCGCACCAACCGGGCTGGCAACTGGTCGATCACGTCAGCATGGTTCAGCAGGACGGGATGCACGATTGCGGACCGGCGGCGCTGGCCATGGTGCTCGAACGGTGGGGTTATCCCAACGCCGCGCCGGCGATCCGGCAAGCGGTGGGCCCGGCCAAGCCCGACGGCGTGGCCGCCGGCAAGCTGCGCGACTTTGCCCGCGGCAAGGGACTGCAGGCCTTCTTGATAAGCGGCGTCGACGGCGATCTCGAACGAGAGATCGCCAGCGATCGGCCGGTCCTGGTCGGTCTGGTCCAGCGTTACAGCGGCAACCGCGCCTACGCGCACTATGAAGTCGTGGTCGGGTTCAACCGGCAACGCCGCCGGGTGCTGCTGCTGGATCCAGGGCGCGGCCCGCGCGAAGATGATCTCGGCGCCTTCGAACGCGAATGGATGGGCGCCGCCCGACTGGCTTTGGTTGTCGCGCCGGCCTGA
- a CDS encoding response regulator: METDQILVVDDDEDIRETVAEALSLDGFRVVMARNGREGMALLADGLRPCLILLDMMMPVMNGWTFAQEVAGDPRLSTLPLCIFSATGSDPDHPIAGNVVAAIKKPVRLDKLLAIVKQHGCRTGASR, from the coding sequence ATGGAGACCGATCAAATCCTGGTCGTCGACGACGACGAAGACATCCGCGAGACGGTGGCCGAGGCGCTGTCGCTGGACGGGTTTCGCGTGGTGATGGCCCGCAATGGCCGCGAAGGCATGGCGCTGTTGGCGGACGGCCTGCGCCCGTGCTTGATCCTGCTGGACATGATGATGCCGGTGATGAACGGGTGGACCTTCGCCCAGGAGGTGGCGGGGGATCCGCGGTTGTCCACTCTGCCGCTGTGTATTTTTTCGGCCACCGGCTCCGATCCCGACCACCCGATCGCCGGCAATGTGGTGGCGGCGATCAAGAAACCAGTTCGTCTGGACAAGCTGCTGGCGATCGTCAAGCAGCACGGCTGCCGGACGGGCGCGTCGCGCTGA
- the ftsH gene encoding ATP-dependent zinc metalloprotease FtsH — protein sequence MADASKNQPSGAPAPGGTVPPAPRASGRAWLVLAAMIGAMWLWKATAESNAAPPVPYSQFFNWVKDGKVLTAVIAGDAVDVTLKDPQKVDDRPIKSFHTNLPANDPALLPLLRDKGVLVTVKSQQQPFAVQMVLTLLPWILIFAAWTWMSRRARGMLGAGGPLAGLISSPSRKFEKTNQVNVTFEDIAGLKAAKNDLLEIVQFLKEPERFARLGGKVPRGVLLVGPPGTGKTLLARAVAGESGVPFFSISGSEFIELFVGLGAARVRELFKEVKKSAPAIVFIDEIDAVGRSRGAGLGGGNDEREQTLNQLLSEMDGFNRSDLVVVMAATNRPDVLDPALLRPGRFDRRVLVDRPELSARKAILAVHLRGKPVAKDVDLEVIAENSAGFSGADLANLVNEAALSATRAGRESITSDDFAAAFDKIVLGDPRETMLGVKEKKRVAVHESGHALVAHLSPDVEPPHRISIIPRGMALGFTHQLPGTDRHVMAEAELAARIRVLMGGFAAERVVLGGVSTGAENDLKEATRLASRMVANFGMSQRLGPVYYEHETEHPFLGARVALEGATSPATVAAIEDEARKILSRALDEATQLLLGHREDLDRLGATLFERESLDHGELDELLGPRPTVEDEDLRQWAH from the coding sequence ATGGCCGACGCAAGCAAAAACCAGCCGTCAGGTGCGCCAGCGCCAGGCGGCACCGTGCCGCCGGCGCCGCGGGCGTCCGGGCGGGCCTGGCTGGTGCTGGCGGCGATGATCGGCGCGATGTGGTTGTGGAAGGCCACCGCGGAGAGCAACGCCGCGCCGCCGGTACCTTACTCGCAGTTCTTCAACTGGGTGAAGGACGGCAAGGTGCTGACCGCGGTGATCGCCGGGGACGCCGTCGACGTGACGCTGAAGGACCCGCAGAAGGTGGACGACCGGCCGATCAAATCGTTCCACACCAACCTGCCGGCCAATGACCCGGCGCTGCTGCCTTTGTTGCGCGACAAGGGCGTGCTGGTGACGGTGAAAAGCCAGCAGCAGCCGTTCGCCGTGCAGATGGTGCTGACGCTGCTGCCCTGGATCTTGATCTTCGCCGCCTGGACCTGGATGTCGCGGCGGGCGCGCGGAATGCTGGGCGCGGGCGGGCCGCTGGCAGGGCTGATCAGCAGCCCCAGCCGCAAGTTCGAAAAGACCAACCAGGTGAACGTCACCTTCGAAGACATCGCGGGGCTGAAGGCGGCCAAGAATGATCTGCTGGAGATCGTCCAGTTCCTGAAAGAGCCGGAGCGCTTTGCCCGACTGGGCGGCAAGGTGCCGCGCGGTGTGTTGCTGGTGGGCCCCCCAGGCACGGGAAAGACGCTGCTGGCGCGGGCGGTGGCCGGCGAATCAGGCGTGCCGTTCTTTTCCATCAGCGGGTCCGAGTTCATCGAGCTGTTCGTCGGCCTGGGCGCGGCGCGCGTGCGCGAGCTGTTCAAGGAGGTCAAGAAGAGCGCTCCCGCCATTGTCTTCATCGACGAGATCGACGCCGTCGGCCGGTCGCGCGGCGCCGGTTTGGGCGGCGGCAACGACGAGCGCGAGCAGACATTGAATCAATTGCTGTCCGAGATGGACGGGTTCAACCGCAGCGATCTGGTGGTGGTGATGGCGGCAACCAACCGGCCCGACGTGCTGGATCCGGCGCTGCTGCGGCCCGGGCGCTTCGATCGCCGGGTCCTGGTCGATCGGCCCGAATTGTCGGCGCGCAAGGCCATCCTGGCGGTGCATCTGCGCGGCAAGCCGGTGGCCAAGGACGTCGATCTGGAAGTCATCGCCGAGAACAGCGCCGGTTTTTCCGGGGCGGATCTGGCCAACCTGGTGAACGAGGCGGCGTTGTCGGCGACCCGGGCCGGCCGCGAGAGCATCACCAGCGACGATTTCGCCGCGGCCTTCGACAAGATCGTACTCGGCGATCCGCGCGAGACCATGCTGGGGGTCAAAGAAAAAAAACGCGTCGCCGTTCACGAGTCCGGCCACGCATTGGTGGCGCACCTGTCGCCCGACGTCGAGCCGCCGCACCGGATCAGCATCATCCCGCGCGGGATGGCGCTGGGTTTCACGCACCAGCTGCCGGGCACCGATCGCCACGTGATGGCCGAGGCCGAGCTGGCGGCGCGCATCCGCGTGCTGATGGGCGGGTTCGCCGCCGAGCGGGTGGTGCTGGGCGGCGTGTCCACGGGTGCCGAAAATGATCTGAAGGAGGCGACCCGGCTGGCGTCGCGGATGGTGGCCAACTTTGGCATGAGCCAACGTCTGGGCCCGGTCTATTACGAGCACGAGACCGAACATCCGTTTCTGGGCGCGCGCGTGGCGCTGGAAGGTGCCACCAGCCCGGCCACCGTCGCCGCCATCGAAGACGAGGCGCGAAAGATCTTGTCCCGCGCACTCGATGAAGCGACGCAGCTGCTGCTCGGTCACCGTGAGGACCTGGATCGTTTGGGCGCGACGCTGTTCGAACGCGAGTCGCTGGATCACGGCGAGCTGGACGAGCTTTTGGGGCCGCGCCCGACCGTCGAGGACGAAGACCTTCGCCAGTGGGCGCACTGA
- a CDS encoding thiamine pyrophosphate-dependent enzyme, producing MSRNTSDLLIERLIDWGVDTVFGLPGDGINGIFEALRTHQDAIRFVQVRHEETAAFAACGYAKYTGRLGVCLATSGPGGIHLLNGLYDAKLDNQPVLAITGHTFHDLIGAHYQQDVDLDKLFTDVAVFNERIMGPAHVVNMVDTAIKHAVGHRGVAHLTIPKDIQEWTASDDKRSPANVPQHNGGGNGLVQPLPSDEALRRAAEILNHGTRVAVLAGRGCLGASEELTALADRLAAPVAKALLGKAALPDDSPFCTGGIGLLGTAPSAEAMKECDTLLLAGTNFPYIEFLPAPKQARTIQIDIDPARIGSRHPVEVGLVGDCRRILAQLVSRLQRKDDRAFLTKTQQRMKDWNNLMDLRASRDSLPMKPQVPVAMLDRFLTDDAIIAADCGTVTTWAARHLRMRGSMMFSASGTLATMANGVPYAIAAAVAHPGRQVVAVVGDGGLTMLMGELATIAKYKLPIKILVIKNNSLGEIKWEQLVMEGNPTFGVDLQPIDFAAVADACGVRGYRLDKPGDAMAVIGAAMAEEGPALIEATVDPNEPPMPGQITSSQALTFAKALARGEKGRFTIIKDLMADRIREVV from the coding sequence ATGAGCCGAAACACCAGCGATCTTTTGATCGAACGACTGATTGATTGGGGCGTCGATACGGTGTTCGGCCTGCCGGGCGACGGCATCAACGGAATCTTCGAGGCCCTGCGCACGCACCAGGACGCCATCCGGTTCGTGCAGGTGCGCCACGAAGAGACAGCCGCGTTCGCGGCCTGCGGTTACGCCAAGTACACCGGGCGGCTGGGCGTTTGCCTGGCGACGTCTGGGCCGGGTGGCATTCATTTGCTGAACGGTCTTTACGACGCCAAGCTGGACAACCAGCCGGTGCTGGCCATCACCGGCCACACCTTCCACGATTTGATCGGCGCGCACTACCAGCAAGACGTCGATCTGGACAAGCTGTTCACGGACGTGGCGGTGTTCAACGAGCGGATCATGGGACCGGCGCACGTCGTCAACATGGTGGACACGGCGATCAAACATGCGGTCGGCCATCGCGGCGTCGCTCACCTGACCATCCCGAAAGACATTCAAGAGTGGACCGCCAGCGACGACAAACGATCGCCGGCCAACGTCCCTCAGCACAACGGCGGCGGCAACGGCCTGGTCCAGCCGCTGCCCAGCGACGAGGCGTTGCGGCGCGCCGCCGAGATCTTGAACCATGGCACGCGGGTGGCGGTCCTGGCCGGGCGCGGCTGCCTGGGCGCCAGCGAAGAGTTGACCGCGCTGGCTGATCGCCTGGCCGCGCCGGTGGCCAAGGCCCTGCTGGGCAAGGCCGCGCTGCCCGACGACAGTCCATTTTGCACCGGTGGAATCGGCCTTTTGGGAACCGCACCGTCGGCCGAAGCGATGAAAGAGTGCGACACCCTGCTTTTGGCGGGGACGAACTTCCCGTACATCGAGTTTCTGCCGGCCCCCAAGCAGGCGCGCACCATTCAAATCGATATTGATCCGGCGCGCATCGGTTCGCGCCACCCGGTCGAGGTCGGCCTGGTCGGCGATTGCCGGCGCATCCTGGCCCAGCTGGTGTCGCGACTGCAACGCAAGGACGACCGCGCGTTCCTGACCAAGACGCAGCAACGGATGAAGGACTGGAACAACCTGATGGACCTGCGCGCCTCGCGCGATTCGCTGCCGATGAAGCCGCAAGTGCCGGTGGCGATGCTGGATCGCTTCCTGACCGACGACGCCATCATCGCCGCCGATTGCGGGACGGTGACCACCTGGGCGGCCCGCCATCTGCGCATGCGCGGCAGCATGATGTTCAGCGCGTCGGGAACGCTGGCCACCATGGCCAACGGCGTTCCGTACGCCATCGCCGCGGCGGTGGCGCACCCGGGTCGGCAGGTGGTGGCGGTGGTGGGCGACGGCGGCCTGACCATGTTGATGGGCGAGCTGGCCACCATCGCCAAGTACAAGCTGCCGATCAAGATCCTGGTCATCAAGAACAACAGCCTGGGCGAGATCAAATGGGAGCAGCTGGTGATGGAGGGCAATCCCACCTTCGGCGTCGATCTGCAGCCGATCGATTTTGCCGCCGTCGCCGACGCCTGCGGCGTGCGCGGTTACCGCCTGGACAAACCGGGTGACGCCATGGCCGTCATCGGCGCCGCCATGGCCGAAGAAGGTCCGGCTCTGATCGAAGCGACGGTTGATCCGAACGAGCCGCCGATGCCCGGTCAAATCACCAGCAGCCAGGCGTTGACGTTCGCCAAGGCCCTGGCCCGCGGCGAGAAGGGGCGGTTCACGATCATCAAGGATTTGATGGCCGACAGGATCCGCGAGGTGGTCTGA
- a CDS encoding type 1 glutamine amidotransferase domain-containing protein: MEKSHPEKAVACLLAGEFEDSEFRVPYDRLREAGYRVDVVGTHRGDQLKGHKGKESVKVDKAIGSVKVDGYEGLLIPGGHSPDQLRADERFVSFVKDFDKTGRPIAAVCHGPQLLMAAGLVKGRTLTAWTTIQSDLRQMGAKVKDQEVVVDDNWITSRKPDDLEAFSAKFVEELHEEEERHPSAGLGADAQPGV, encoded by the coding sequence ATGGAAAAATCACACCCCGAAAAAGCGGTCGCCTGCCTGCTGGCCGGCGAGTTCGAGGATTCTGAGTTCCGCGTTCCCTATGATCGTCTGCGCGAAGCTGGCTATCGCGTCGACGTGGTCGGCACCCACCGCGGCGATCAACTGAAAGGTCACAAGGGCAAAGAGTCGGTCAAGGTCGACAAGGCCATCGGCAGCGTGAAAGTGGACGGCTATGAAGGACTGTTGATCCCGGGCGGACACTCACCCGATCAGCTGCGCGCGGACGAACGCTTTGTCTCATTCGTGAAGGACTTCGACAAGACGGGGCGGCCCATCGCCGCGGTCTGCCACGGGCCGCAATTGCTGATGGCCGCCGGGCTGGTCAAGGGCCGCACCTTGACGGCGTGGACCACGATTCAAAGCGATCTTCGCCAGATGGGCGCCAAGGTGAAAGACCAGGAAGTGGTGGTCGACGATAACTGGATCACCAGCCGCAAGCCGGACGATCTGGAAGCGTTCAGCGCCAAGTTCGTCGAGGAGCTGCACGAAGAAGAAGAACGGCACCCCAGCGCCGGGCTGGGCGCCGACGCGCAGCCGGGCGTTTGA